The Rhododendron vialii isolate Sample 1 chromosome 1a, ASM3025357v1 region TTTTGTAGGCTTCTTGCCAACCTCaatttgttttttccctttggTTCCTGACGGCTTTTTGAtcgacaaaagaaattttttattaaactcgacAAGGGTCCTGGCAGCTTTCATTATCAGAATGTGAGGTTCCACGGGTATTCTTTTGCTCCGTCATGACGTCTAGCGCTTaaaatccttttaatctttgtaatatattttcaaagattaataataaaaaattgtttttcattaaaaataataataaggcaACCCATGTGCTTCAAAAAGTACTCATTTAGTCTCGACTTAACAAGTCTGAGTCGCAATGAAAATACCATCTCAATCAATACAGAAGAATGATTTATCTTTTGGTTGAAATTTTACACTCTGCTTTGATTTTTAGGTACACACTATTGGGACCAGAATCACTAGATTTATGAGCACCTGTCCACTCCTGGGTAAGGAAGATGAACATTGTTCTTAAGAAGGATCATCTTCCAAACCACATGAGATAATGAAAATAACATCTCAATCAATGCAGAAGAATTATTTATCTTTTAGTTGAAATTTTGCACTATGATTTGATTTTTAGGTGGATTCGGATTGACAGAAATGGAGATTATGACGGCAATTTCTCTGCTAATTAATTTGCATTAAGGCCATGTCTGATAGagggtttgggggggggggcgcaTTGGATTAAGTGTTGACAAGAGTTGCAAACCATTAACGGGAACAtggttgcgggcaaatccctcaactCAAGAAATCAACTATGGAATGCATTTATCGGCATTCGGCATGGATTCAGATTCTCTTCGGTAGAAGTTTTGACTGACAGGATTAGCCCAAATCTAAACCACGAGGAATATTTGGATGTCGGGTAGGTAAAGAAAATCACTACAAGATGCACTATAGGGTCTCTGCACTACCTAATTTTCTTTTAGCAAGCGAATGAGAAAATGACGTAATACAAAAGGAgattacgaaaataattttttaaattctcaaataagtatttaaaaaataaggacctattttcaaatttaaaaataatatgttcacaaaaataatttttcaaatttttttgtaggatttgatagatcttatcaaAATCTATGAAACATATATGAttgtattgcatattttttaattttagtaagcctattacttttaagcttgaaaattataaataattatttttttaagggagAAAAGCGGAACGCACCCTAAGTTAGTACGATGGAGCAGTGTTACATAAAATATGAAAACGGAAAATGCTAAGGGCAGAGGAtaacaattgaaagttgtatTAATATCCAAGAAAGgtatattgatatttgtgaaactGTGTCAATATTTATGAAAATGTACCAATATCTGTGAAATatgtattgatatccgaacttgtTTGAACTTATTGGTGCACATATTATCCTCTGCCTAGTAAACAGAAGTTAGGAAGACCGTATTAAAAATATCTCTAACAGAATCCTCAACTAATTAATGGTCATGTcagcctatcaaaaaaaataaaatttaatggtCATGTCTTAAAGTACACTATCAAAATCTTGAGACACAGTTCCaccatttcatttctttttatctcCACTTATGAATTGGAAATAATTTGTTACTCACCAACTCCAAAAATTTATAGTAAGGTTAATTGAGCTTATTTAATACAGTATTATGCGTATTTTTATTTGTCAACATGAGCTTCCAGTGCgtaaaataaaaccaaaacggAAACAAAGTTTACCAAATTCGAAGGATTTAGAGCTTAGAGAAGTTAATCAAGATATAAAGGACTGTAATAATTTTTAGACTTCATCTACgaatataataattaataaatgagtATATGATTAATGAAGAAGATCGTTACAATTAGAAGTGATGAAATAATAAAAGGTGCATAGTTAGAGCATCTGTAGTGGTATAagtaaaagtgaataatcaaaatttgtcatatccgatttttattattcatttaaaGTATCCGCAATGGAATaagcaaaagtgaataatcaaaacttgtcacatcagattttgattattcatttttagGTTGCTAGCTAGAGTTAGCAATATCGCATTctacattgattattttttgcccataatcaaaatgagttggcaaaaattcaaaatctaatggtcattttttttttcttctcaatctaaTGGTCTACATTGCATGACGTtctagtaaaataagtgaaagtggGGGGGCTTTTGTTAAAATCTATAAAGTGATCAATGCATAATCACTTGTCAAAGTAGAAAGTGAGTTTCACCTACCATTTAAACATTTGCTTGTAGAGAATGAGTTTCAGTTTTCTATGATggttgtacttgattgagaagatACGGGgtccaataaatttggttattagcaAAAGgctgctagttttgattattcaatagctaaaatttgatgaattgctAAAAGATgtctaaatttggttattccaatgtgagttttttttttggttattccactacGGATGCTTATTGAGGGTGCAGTAAAAGTTACTTGAAGTGCAACTTCAGtgcgaactttttttttttatcgacaaaagtaacattttatttttaaaaaaaatggaaagaaatctAATAAAAGGTTGGACAATACAGTCGATCAGGACAAGCCCAAACACAGCAAAGATACATCAGTGTTAACTTTTCAAGTATATACTCGAGATGCCCTAAGATTTTTTAGGAATCCTTATTAAGTAATGCTTCCCCCAGTGGCTCAAAATGCGTGTCCTTAATCAGTTATTATTATACAGAGCAGTGTAGGGAATGCAAGCATTGCAGCTCAAGGTTAAACCCTAATGAGCCTATCTCGACATGCATTTTTTTCATCCATCCAAAAATTTAGGATCCGGATCCTCTCTAATTCAAAGACTTGGACTAAACGAGACGGTCCATATCGCGACCGTCCAAAGTTTTAGCTATTCACACTATTGAGTGCTTTATAGGGTCCATTGAAGATGTTCTAAAGAAATGAACGGAtctaatcatcaaaataaaattcGTGCGAGTCCCACCTAGACTAAGGAATTAATGTTCAGTACTCACTTTTATTTAGACCAACCAAATTGCTCTCATATATATTTTGCCAACCATCGATAAATCATCATTACTTTCATCCTATCATCCCAAccagaagtttttgggtgcaaattgggTACCAAGTGCGGTACCCGCGGTACCCAATGAGCATTCAAACcattcaaacgtgttttgaaaatatgGTTCAGATCAGAGCACTTTCTTTTCTACTCAgccgaccactctctctcctctttcttggccTCTAAAATCCTAACCATCCAATACacatttggatggctcggatcacACTCAAGTACCACGTGAACTATATACcctatttttgcaccaaaaatttctccattccAACGACCCACGACACCCCTTCAACAGAgacaaataataaataaatacacaaaataaaataaaccttTCTACCTATATATGTTCCTTCAATATCCTCATTCTCATTTGCCAAAACTCACTCACTGCTGCATTTTTTCTTTGACACCAATTAGGCATGGAGCTCTTCTACGCCTCTGTCCTCTGCCTTTTCGTCCTCCTAGCCATTCTCTCCCTCCATTTCCTCATCTCCTCTAACCCTAAAAACCTTCAAAACCTTCCACCCGGCCAAACCGGGCTCCCAATTATTGGCGAGACCCTCCAGTACCTAGCGGCCGGGTGGAAGGGCCACCCCGAGAAATTCATATTCGACCGTGTATCCAAGTACTCGTCCTACGTCTACAAAACCAACCTCATGCGCGAGCCCACGGTGGTCTTCTGCGGCGCCGCAGCCCACAAGTTCTTGTTCTCCAACGAGAATAAGCTCGTCCAGTCGTGGTGGCCCAGCTCCGTCGACAAGATCTTTCCCTCTTCGAACCAGACCTCATCGAAAGAAGAGGCCATCAAGATGAGGAAAATGCTGCCGAATTTCTTCAAGCCGGAGGCGTTGCAACGGTATATTGGGATCATGGACACCATCGCGCGGCGCCATTTTTCCGCGGAATGGGAAAATAAGGACCAGATACTCGTTTTCCCGCTCTCCAAGCGCTACACATTTTGGCTCGCGTGCAGGTAGTGGTGCTGTggtggttctttttttttcctatttggtaatttttattttagtagTGTACGTATAATTTATAAATTAGTACAAAACCcaatttgggtaaaaaggacTTGAGCTCGTGATTGAGCTACACTTGAACGTGTAGGGCTTACACACCCGAATGAATATTTTCAgattgggttttcaaaaatgaGTATGGAATTTCTTACATCGAATTCCTGTTTAACCCGATCCATTGACCGGCCTAGCCGCGATCTCTGAATAACACTCCTTTCACCGTGGACCTTGGGCGTGCAGGATATTTCTAAGCATTGAAGACACCAAAGACGTAGACAAATTCTTAGAGCGATTCAACTTACTGGCCGAGGGGATACTATCGTTGCCCGTGGATTTGCCCGGGACGCCATTCAACCAGGCGATAAAGGCGTCGGATTACATAAGGAAGGATCTGGTGGGGATCATAAAGCGGAGGAAGGTGGATTTGGCCGAGAAAATGGCGTCGCCGACGCAGGATATCTTGTCGCACATGCTCTTGACGGCGGACGAGGACGGGAAGTACATGAAGGAGAGTGATATTGCTGATAAGATCTTGGGGTTGTTGGTTGGTGGCCATGACACTGCTAGTTCTGCTTGTGCTTTTATTGTCAAGTATCTTGCTGAGTTGCCTGAGATCTATCATGGAGTTTACCAAGGTAATTTATAGTCCTAACAACAAACTGATTAGCAGTGATCTCTTCCAGGATTTATCTCTTCCAGGATTTTAAATCGCAGTATCGGAAAATCTTAACGGTATTAGTGATTCGGTTGGACCGTACCGGCCGATAAGTAAAAAAATGTAGGTATCGGAGGTCCAAAATCTCATCACGTAATAGCCTTTAGATAGTATGTATGAATTCAATTTTCTTACGGTTTATACAAACTGTATCGTACTGTCTGTAAGGAAATGAGTTAATCGAAAATCAGGTTAATCgaaaattactaacaatctgaTTGAATTATATttgtcttcaaaaaaaatagacgATCGAGCTTTTCCCATGCCTAGTAAAGGGTCATTCGTATAATTATCAATACTGTAATACTGAACCATTgtccaaaacaaaatttaaaaaaaaaaaaagtcaatattTAACCATGGTTAATTAAGGACGTAAggtttttcatttgggttttctttttcctataaCGTTATAcctcgttccagaacaccttcttaaataacaaatacttattttacatttttaaattcaaaaataatgtaaataaaaagtaattttttaattttttttgcacc contains the following coding sequences:
- the LOC131306031 gene encoding cytochrome P450 716A75-like, with protein sequence MELFYASVLCLFVLLAILSLHFLISSNPKNLQNLPPGQTGLPIIGETLQYLAAGWKGHPEKFIFDRVSKYSSYVYKTNLMREPTVVFCGAAAHKFLFSNENKLVQSWWPSSVDKIFPSSNQTSSKEEAIKMRKMLPNFFKPEALQRYIGIMDTIARRHFSAEWENKDQILVFPLSKRYTFWLACRIFLSIEDTKDVDKFLERFNLLAEGILSLPVDLPGTPFNQAIKASDYIRKDLVGIIKRRKVDLAEKMASPTQDILSHMLLTADEDGKYMKESDIADKILGLLVGGHDTASSACAFIVKYLAELPEIYHGVYQEQMEIAKSKAPGELLNWDDIQKMKYSWNVACEVLRLAPPLQGAFRDVLTDFMYQGFSIPKGWKIYWSAHSTHKNAEYFPEPYEFNPSRFEGTGPAPYTFIPFGGGPRMCPGKEYARLEILVFMHNLVKRFRWEKLIPDEKIVVNPMPVPEKGLPVRLFPHNKA